DNA from Dromaius novaehollandiae isolate bDroNov1 unplaced genomic scaffold, bDroNov1.hap1 HAP1_SCAFFOLD_41, whole genome shotgun sequence:
cccaggccatgtggagggtCAGGACAGTGAGGACTTCGGCTCTACACCGTAAGCTCGCTTTAGTGTACTCACactctgaaagtgttttttttaatgtacgtcagcatttttctctccaagacactttcaagcccagttccacttccttctaatTTCTCCCAGTCACTCCCCTGATCTTGCTGATCttcccacaccccctcccctgttctgcagggccccaagctgctggcactgctctgcagaatgagcaggctgtgaggccacagggccatgaggtgactctgcactggccgtgctggtcagggtgggagcagacccaaccaaatgaggatcacagcctctaatccctgcagggggactgcagatgtggcaggtgcttgcaacgactgtggagcatttccaagggtgctagttgtgtccaggtgtgcttctagatcctacccatggtatttcacagagagtgacatgaaacgctctccaggctcccttccccgtgccagctgggtccccactgcctctcctttgcctgtggaaaccttgtgctggcactttatctttgactccaccttggtggacctctcactttgtgaggctcctctcactgcccacccgtagaacatgctgtcccaggagagtttctgagctctcctggcacctccatcTTCCCcgccagaaggacaggcatcagacactgtgctttaacatgtggcacggctctgggtatgtaaatctgtgaccattcatcccctccactgtcactggacactgatgggggagaCCTAAATCCAGCCGTgatctctaagagatcattacatgatcATGAGccttttgctcctgaacccatggagaaccccatcagcagcagcccctttggtcatgatttccttgggcctattcttaacaccagctttggaggaagcccagccttcaagctctgcaccagaaagaacctacttgatttcagagatactgtgagggagtcagctctgacccagtgttggacacaattttatgtgggcaccaggggagacagagcagtctcagtaaaggtcaaatgaatccaagcattttcacagcaacatgataacaaatactactaatcatagtaacaatagtgaacaaacaatgctcagtcctggtattggataccgtgggagtcatttgtggagagctttggcaatgttaccactgctgaaaagtgtccatgaaatcactttcctcagggcatccttcagctccttgttcctcatgctgtagatgagggggttcagagttggaggtACCACTGAGTACaaaacagtcaccaccagatccagagctggtgaggagagggagggaggcttcaggtaggcaatcatgacagtgctgacaaacagggagaccacggccaggtgcgggaggcacatggaaaaagctttgtgccggccctgctcagaggggatcctcagcacagcactgaagatctgcacgtaggacaccacaatgaaaatgaaacaggcaaagcctaaacagccactaaccacaagaagcccaacctccctgaggtaggcgtctgagcaggagagcttgaggatctggggaacctcacagaagaactgttccactgtgttgccttggcagagtggtattgaaaatgtgttagccgtgtgcaggagagcatagagaaaaccactggcccaggcagctgctgccattttgacacaggctctgctgcccatgatggtcccgtagtgcaggggtctgcagatggcaatgtagcggtcataggccatgactgtaaggagagaatactctcctccaaagaagaagaaaacgaggaagacctgggcagcacatgctgagtaggaaatggccctggtgttccacagggaattggccatggatttggggacagtggtggagatggagccaaggtcgaggagggagaggttgaggaggaagatgtacatgggggtgtggaggcggtggtcgcaggctatggctgtgatgatgaggccgttgcccaggagggcagccaggtagatgcccaggaagagcgagaagtgcaggagctgcagctcccgtgtgtctgcaaatggcaggaggaggaactcattgagggagctgctgttagAGGttttgctatctccaggcatgggggactgtccaaaggagaaaagacatggaacagttaggagagaatcttcaagcaaaaaagcccccagttgttgcagttcccatacaaccccccacattgcctctctctttactgagaggatctttgtgcagctcccttgcttgagctccactttgcactggctgagtgtgctgctgtgaggagcaggggcctttGCCCAtgagctccagaggagtcagtcctgctgtacagcagcgcgcacaggggaatgggggtgactagctctgacactcacagtttctgtcaggtGAAAACTACTCATcgtgtagaagggcttttcaccaTCTTCTCcccccattctaaagaatgatgtttgaggaagagagtttctgggattttatattttattttagatggtattgtcacccctggggagtgttcctcaaaggtagaaatccttggcatttctactgtgagtcctgagaaaaacggattcactgtcccttgttgcagcatgaggacagctagtctgtctattagtcttgttcccagctgtcctgtgctcacacctcgtggagctggtggacgatcgcactcatatgttgccctaaaaggaaaccagcccctgctgagagcagagaagtccactttcaaagtgcagatctccaaccttctcaccctttctccaggcaccagagggaggtctccacactccccttctagccaagggcACACAGGGCTCtcttcagatgcccatatacagcctcccaccaccatctccatactctcagcatctctgcaccttcttcatttgtctctcagctattacagatatgctatgagacagcagtgcctttctggagctctcagcctggcaggacaccctggggaaacagtcaaaggcccatcaggactgaagatgctttctccttaagggaggatcagctcatttccaaacacaacagactgcatttcttggggctgcacagcttagaagggggctgcagacccctcacttccatgcgcttgcagtggtggtgtctgaactgcagctgaaaacccatccaccctggagagcccgagagaagaacaggagcagcatggatagaagaaacaaggagcaacaccatgatcctgctacCAAGGGAGgcgaggagagagacagagggacacccaggaaagccttcaccttacccagctgggcatgccacctggcagatggtgaCGCTGCaaggcagtcactctcagcccctttgtcgggcagcactaaatgggcccatggcaggagagatgcccctctcctctgctggaggtctggctgtacaggaggcagctcatggcctggacttcatggctgtcagggcagaggctctgctgggtgggagcagagacgtggggggcttgctcagtgcagtgtgtttgcattggagggactgaccatgacttgcccaaatccatcctcccacgatgcttctgttagcagttccctctccttccttgcctgtctctgctgcctggagcagtccctgctggcacctttctctgtcccaacatcttttcccaggcagtgctcacagactgcatcacaccttttgtgtgctcagatctgcccgacagaaacctcccgggacagtgcactgtccagaggcacctctgtgcctgcagtttgtAAGGAGCAGGTaccataaaccccagggagaccacacagctgatgctgatgctgatgctgatgctgtctgtaggaggaggtggggttgaaggggtttgctgagctttctcccagaccccctgatctctgagagggaaggtttgtgagtcccagttccttgccaaaacagaaaactctgccaaaattagggagaaaacagaaagcacagagaccagaaggaaagctccttcccttgcaagtagccctctcttcctcttgaaaagacccccttggacatgtcctgtgcatgagctagagctgtgagcagccctgacccatgcagcaccctcttgatgggagaaggaacctgcctggCTGGGGGTCAATCGCCTCacgcagagcttctccccacagtgccgtggggagctccccaggcaggttgAGTGTGGACccttgcaggcggcagagtcactgccctgggcacacagcaccctggggcacagggatgctgctctgaatcactgccctgaaCAGACCAGGGTGCCCACCCCGGCAGCACACcactgcagtatctctggaagagggcagcaggatgccctgtccctgtgatcgtgtggcagggaatcctgcttgaagcatctcctcctcctgctatgccctggataatccaggagagagaacaacaaaaatgctATCAGCCATAGTTtctgctgggttcagaagaccttgccaggaacctcggtagcattgccctgcagccagagacttactgtgtcaagggctgtgaagatttctcccacaaggagctctcctctgtcctcccactccacactgccttgcacttctctctgccttctctcatctcatgtcagcagcagcaggcagtgcccgcagccctgctgctctttgcagaggagctgctcctgcacacagctgtgtctgggcagtgctgccaggttgccatgagctccctccatcccaggagcctggccccactcaggagcagaggcccagctaaTGGCCtgaatttccctgtcccttgtgctccctcctcctgggaaatgctcactgaagtagactaaaataatcagctATTGTCCTTtcctaaagagtggagagagactgattccagcattgcaatttctttcatcagaggatggctatctatgaaAGGTGAAgacgtcccattctggaagcccctattcctatctcttaactaggcaggacacctacagAGGCCcaagaagggagacaaagggaggcagctctgaagggcagaattTCTCAGGGATTTGTCAAACAGAAACATGCTGATGATGTGCAAAGAGAAATGGCAAGGTGTGTACAGGgggcagaataaccccatgctaaaataatcaccgatggtccctctctaaacagcgGAGAGACACCCATTCCAGCATTgcattttgtctcatcagaggatgttCATGTGTGAAAGGTGGAAAAGTCCCACTCTGGAAGAGCCTCTTCCCATCTTATCCCACCACTGCCTTGAGGCCAAATCCATCctgtctgcatccaagcgtgctgcataaatgggagaggcacatcacaccaaggtctctgctctagtctctgcactctcaaacccttcttgctctcctcctcatGAACCTCTTGAACCTCATGAACCACCCCCAGATGACATGAACAGGGACTGGCCtgatgatgtccacagggtgcctggatcacaggctgccctggcccagggacttcttcagtggcaccttgtccggCCTGGACATAgattcacctctgtcacaggccccatggtgctatgaaccagctcaggcagcaaacccctctcctgccatttcagcacagcccagctctgtttctccctggccttgggcactgcagggtttgctctcttagtggcaacctcctttcaccattacattgccacctgctatctgtgccagcatggctctgctctgaactggggccattgcacacacaccgtctttggctcttggtaacaggtgtcaccatgaccagtctgctctctgtgccacagctgaggctctgcaacccaaatacatgcaaatgcctgcagcctggggtacacacaggaacagctggagatgcacaagctgtcagaggtctgaaacatcgtAGGAATGACTGAGATGTGCTGGGATCATTCACAGGACTGGAGGGCAATGCTTATAGGGtaaaatctcttcaggagagactgccaggaaagatgagcaggggggatgccctttatgtgaaggggcagctcgggtgtgtggGACTCTTCCCACATGGGATGCaggggatggacaagggtttgggagAAACTGATCAGGGGTGGGATAGTCAGTGTCAGCCTGGCCTACCGTGaccctgaaaatgtggagtcccagatcctgaggggactgaggaaggacagtagcagagtacagacgcTGGACTTCacaggagcagacttcctgggctgttcaggggactggtgggggatgccatgggaggcagctctcaatggcccaggagatcagcaaaaccagcaggcctttaaggacagacctgccaagcacaaggatgggccatcctgatactcgctaaaactagcagacacctcagaggaccaacttggctaagcagggaccttgcacctgagctccagggtactagggcagcatgcagcagggggaagaagggagaggcaaaggaggaatttagaaatattgtccagcaccacaggcatggtgttagggaagaaaacatTCCCCTaccattgacacttgcagggaatgtcaagggcatgaagatgagctgctactgctccagtaagaatcaaagaataaaaagggaaatgtggctaaatgggacagggaatcctctagcagcagatgcagataggtctgaggaactcaaccgaTGGTaagcttccatttccacaagcaaggtctcctgggctgttgtgccttgagtcaggactccagaggagaaaaagagccaatggtggatgaggttagtgagggattccttgtgagaactcaaactacacaagtcagaggggttggatgggctgtttatgaggatgctgtgagagctgactgctgtcactgcaaggccactcgctaccatctttgacaggttgtggagatggggcaaagtcccaatgactggagaaaagcaattgttaccatcttccaaattgttatccatcttccaaaaaggccacaaggacaacctggggaggtgcaggcagtgcagcctcacattggtgaggagtgagtcctcttgcatcacagttctgggcacacgaaggagaagaaggtgcctgggaacacttggCATGGATTTGcccagggtagattgtgcctcgccaacctgattgcctgctatgaataaaaaactgtaattgtgcatggagaagagtcaatatcttttacccagactttagcaaggtgtttgacactgtctccctcaatattcttgcatgcatgttagaatgctacagtctagaagagtaaacaaccggatgggtaaaaagctgcttggatggtcaggctcagagggcaatggtgaatgggtagcactcttcctggaggtcagggagaagtggagcactacagggtctctccaggaacttgccctgtttatcatctgtattagtgacatggaacaggcaaaactcatcatgtttgtggatgaccccaaagtgggggaggaggggacCAGTCATATGCTCGAGGGCTGCCATTCACAGGCACCTagccaggcaggaggaatgggctgtcaggaacctcatggaattcaacaaggacacaTGCCAGATGTTGTACCTCGGataaaccaacaccccacagtgctacaggctggggcctgagtgcctggggagtggttctgtggaaaaggacccgagggtcctgggggacaggaggcaagaCATGAGCCAGCAGAATTCCCTgccagcaaagaaggccagaagcatcgtgggctgtctgaccaggaacacagccaggaggctgaggaaaatgatgatcgctttctagtcagtattcattagaccatgtctAGATTACTGCATCCAGGTTTGGGTTCCCACaaaaagaggctgataactgggagccAGTTTGACCGAGGGCACTCAcggtagtcagggagctggagcacttgctctgtgaggaaatggggcttgttcagttgcagaagagatggctttggagggatctcatagcagctttCCAATGGCTATGGgaaggtcatccagaagatggagcagggctcttcaccagggtgcacagtgggaggacaagagacaatgggcataagttgaaagaagagatgtttgtgcaggagataaggaaaagcttttccattacgagaatggtcaagcattggaagtggttgcccagagaggctgtgcagtcccctcccttggaggtttccaagacctgaCCAGATGAAgcccagagccacctggtctgatcccagagctgaccctgctcttagcaaggagattggactagaggcctcctgaggtcccctccacctCAGTCTCCAAGACAGCCTTGATCAgtcctttactttgctttcaaatttcttaggtttttttttctttctccccttttaagtttgtctcctttaccatcctgatcccttcccctacaatcggccccacccctgcttaccctaaattcattggtgctgttttggtttctttcttttttgtttgtttgtttgcttgtttgtttgttgttttgacacaggaggagctacagtgcagaaggatcttgaggaacttgggtgattcggacaacaggtacctcatgaagatttacaagagaagtctcagtcaagtcctgtgcctaggcagcAATAATcccgtccatgaggagaggttgaaggacctgggcttctttaagctggtgaagtgcaggcaaagggcagtagagtagttgcctgtgactgcttgaagggtggttttggagatgatggagcttttcttggtagtgggaaacagtatgagaaggagaaagagccacaaagagcagcctgtagggtttagatgtgactttaggaaaagaaaatgtcacttgtagggtagagctgtggtgctacaggacacccagagggagtctgtgatcagcccctggctttgtgtttcaaggaaaagcaagtgagaacaggaagacatcaggagaggtcgggagatctcggggtgggagcaaggtggggaagcaggttgggcgTCTACAGCGTGCAAGGAAAcatgcacaggcatgggaaagcacagGACAGTCTGCGGTGGAGATTGCCAAAGGCACTACCAGGGTGGAAAGCTTCTAATAaaactaggtctttgtcctcttggctatggctgttgtctctgccaccaaggcctacgAGCAGacgccattccttaaagcactgtggccttgttGCCTCCTTATCCCCTGGGAGCCcgggaggtgccgtatcatggtcctgcactcggcattgcacacccccacctgcacactgccctcaggaacagccctgagcaatgcatgatggaaaggatcaccgtacccaggggctggctgtcagtgcctggctgctctgcttgataacacacatcagggttgacttggcatcacagccacctgcacattgcctttgcctacctgcaatcagggcctccagctttctgctctaatcagccccaggggagactttcttggtaatggcctcagtgagacctgttagCACtgcaagaaacttgggatttgcttctgacttcaacttcttgagaggtttcttcagtctcttctcagcatctgcagtttaTGAGCTCAGCACCAAGTACACCCGAGGGGTgattaaaaaccctctaaggtgccatgcctctttccataatttgcttcagttcttcagatcttgtgtggctaattagaaagttttcaggtgtgtattgagattaggcagatttcaatgagcacctgaaaaagaaagatgtctgcttctgaagctttctttattcttcagttttcagaataagcgatacccacattctccaattcatactgaccctcTGGGTCTCCGAATGAAGCCtagacatgtaggaaaagcagtatttttgataggagacatgtatggacaaccttcctccccagctccccagccctgccagttccctcatcagccactggggacttagagcactctggttaaaatcaaacctttttcctctcaagtctgtagctgaaggttacagctcatgtgcaccaattcccatctgctttccttagagaagtagctgcaaacaggcacagaaggatttgtcttaattgtgatcaaacaaaaataaattttgaaacagcttcataaaagagactgtcctcaagtgtatgttaagtccaagcttcCTCCAGTGAGCGTCACCACCCACAAGAagtaaccttccttgaaatgttttcaaaagattgataggaaaggaaaaaaccaaaaaacagaacaaaggaggtggctaaagagacaatgagactgctgaaagctgaggcaagcttcagactcccagatgctcagagcagcacctggagagttgagaggtatctgaatggataaagagcaaggggtggaggaaaactggagaact
Protein-coding regions in this window:
- the LOC135326918 gene encoding olfactory receptor 14A16-like; this encodes PMYIFLLNLSLLDLGSISTTVPKSMANSLWNTRAISYSACAAQVFLVFFFFGGEYSLLTVMAYDRYIAICRPLHYGTIMGSRACVKMAAAAWASGFLYALLHTANTFSIPLCQGNTVEQFFCEVPQILKLSCSDAYLREVGLLVVSGCLGFACFIFIVVSYVQIFSAVLRIPSEQGRHKAFSMCLPHLAVVSLFVSTVMIAYLKPPSLSSPALDLVVTVLYSVVPPTLNPLIYSMRNKELKDALRKLSLDGEVNVEGVCHCSDREMVERWRPLPKTFTGDRNNKHCDERHIPHGFAKDASRGFLPLSLQNSSSSA